tcaTTCTCTTTCCCGTCCATCATTGTCACACAAGTCATTGACTGAATGATTATGAAATCATCATCGCTATAAATAATCTTTTAAGGGGGGGATCGggagctgtttttttttttcgggaatcACGCTCAAACATTCAAACACACAAATAGAAGAAATGTGGTGGGGTAAACGGTGAAACTAACAGCCGTTTGTGTTTGACACAGTTTTGTTGTGCGCGTCTTttaaaagataataaaaaatttccatcTTTTATGTAAATTGACACACCTGGTGGAGGTCGATAATtccatgaaaataaaaaattataataaaaaaaaacgtcattATTTACCTCgaataaaagaatgaaaaaaaaaaaactttttgttgttcttcttttggggGCTGGAGTTCGTCGAGCAAAACCAAactagaatttaaaaaaaaaaaataatttttaaaaaaaaataaaaaaataaataataaacaatGAGGATTATTTTTATATAGGAGAACATCTGTTTTGGCACCCACGTTGTTGTCTGCGGTTGCGAGGAGAAAATAGCGAAGCCGACCGTTGTTGTTGCTATTGCATTTTACAAAGAGGAGAAATAACACGCATGAGGAAGAATCAAAAAAGAAGGTCTAGAGGAgttgtgtaaaaatgaacgaaattCCGTTCTAGATGTAAACGCAGTTATTTATATATTCATTGGGGTTGGTATTTCAAAGTGACGACTAGCCGACTCTGATCCATCGATCGATCGAGTACTCCAAAGCGGCGATCCACCTGggggcgaaaaaaaatgtgggatCACGTCATGTTTCGTGTCACGCCAGCCCCAAACACAAGTAAATGGGTTGGTGGCGTGACtcctttttgaataaaaaacaaaaaagtatgTACCGTTTGCGATCGTTCTCCGAGTCGGTGTAAAAGTGGAAATGGCGCATGCGCGGCTCAGGCGGCAACAGTTCGAAGGCGAATTTGCGTCGCTCACCGCTCGAGGCCGTCGTGCCCGAGGCCTGGACGCGGTAACCGTGCAAGTGCAACGCTCCTGTCCCAAACGAGAGAAGAGATTTAAATCCAATCaacatcaaagagaaaatgtcaTAAGGGGGGAAGACTTTGAACTGCTGCGGGGCACCGATAGAGGGGGGGATTATTATAATTatcattttcaaagggaaaaaaaaaataattaccgAGGGCAGACGAGACGTTGATGTCGACGTAAAAGTAGAGGCAGGCGTCTTTGAGAAGGCAGAGTCGACGCTGCCATTCCTTGGCCCGGTGACCGAGCTTCATGAGATGGCCGACGCAGTCGGGCGATGCCATCGACGCCGGCGGCAATTGGATGTTCTGGGCGCACATCTCCAGCCAAACATCCTGCCGGgccaaaagaggaaaagacaCACAAGACGACGACACACTCagtggtttttttcttttaggttaaataaataagcagcttattttctctttttcctatGTTATCTGATccctcatttttgttttattttttacgattatttttttttacaaatagtgtatgtgtgtgtgtgtacctggACGGCGGCTTTAGAAGCGTGATTGAAGACGGAATGCCACAGTTCAACCGATTCCGTAGATTCGGCTGCCAGCCAATGTCGTATAGTTCCACCTTTGCTCAACAGTAAACCGTGAGGTCGTTCGGCAAACGATGTACGAGTCACCGTGTAGTGCAAAAGAGAAACGGCTCCCAATGGCTGCGAACTctgtttcaaaaagaaattcaatattaGACATAGAAACAAAGTCGCATGGCCAACAGCCAGCAACAGACGGTAAAttacgaaagaaaatataaaaaggggACTTGTGTTAGAGACTGTTATTAGGCTATTGAAAATCCCCCCCCTCGGAGCGGTGTTCACTACtcttttattgtatttttcttcctgCTAGACCATGTTCAGAGAGACGCAAGGACAGAGAGAGTATCGATCGCTTTGTGTGGGTACCGTACAATGGGAAATTACCCATGATTGGTTAGACCAGTCTGAAAGCAAAGGGAGAGCCGTTTTGGCCGGCCTTATTTGATCGtctctttcccttttgtgATTCTCatagaaaaaaatgcaattgcGTGATCAAATCTTCACGCTCGTTCCACCTGAATAGAAATGGGCCCCGACGTCTcgtttcctcctcctccccccttaTTTGAACGTTTCCATATACACACACTTCTGACTTTCctggaaaaaataacaaaatttatcTGGTAGGGGTCCTGATGGAGAGATGTTGAAGAACATGACATTTCCCAATTGTAATTGCTGACAAAACTATTGGATTATGCCATCAGTCGTGGAATAGTGGACCTGCCAAGTTCAACCTTCAGTGGCCAGACCTTGGCAGCGAAGACAACCCTGACATGCAACTAATTGATTTGCTTGGATGATGATGTAGGAAAATGCACTCACATCTTGGTTTTTGTAGTAGTAGAGACAGTTGTCTCTCTTGAGGACGAACCATCTCCTGTACCAAACGTTGCTGCTCTCGTCAGCCCGGCTGGCTGACTGGCTCTTCTTCCACAGGTAACCCACCAGAATGGGAGACTCGTTGTCAGTGGTGTTGCCTCCCTGGGAACCATCAGTTGTTGATTGGTCTGCAGCCAAAATGGGGTTCGTTGACAGGATGTTGCATGTTCTTGCCACCTCAAGCTTCAGCTCATCTGTGCCTACacataaacaacaaaataatttaCACTTTGATTGTTTGGAGATTGTATCCTAGCTATTGTAAGGTCATGGCCTTTTAGATTTAAGTGGAAAAAGGTAAAGTTATAGTGCAAAGAGAATTCGAGCAACTGCTGAGAAGTTAACGAGTTTAGCAAAAGCGACGTCAGTTTCAAATTTGCAATGGGAGGCAACTTAGTACAGATAATAAAAACTATGGCAGTAATCCAATAAAGGAAAGTTGAGAGACCCCCGACAAACTAGATCAGCCATGAAGTTAAGTGCACTCAAGGGTGCACGTcataaaacaattttcccTCGCAAACTGCGAAAGAGTTGCAATCCCGCCAGAAAAGAAAGACTAACGCCATCTATCAATGAAAAAAGTCACTACAACTAACCTGTATGGGCGATGCGTACAACTTCCGAATGAGACGAATCGAGGACGTTGACATCGTTGATACTAATGAGGATATCGCCCACCTGCAATCCAGACAATTCAGCTGGAGTTCCAGGCTCAATGGCTGACACAACAACCGGCTTAGAACCGTGAATTCTGAATCCAAACTCGCCCGATTCTCTCTTCACCAGGACGACATTATCGCACTCTACCggggaaattaaaaaaaaacaaaaaaaaactattaattaATAAATTCTAGTTAATTAGATGAGAACAGTGTGGATGAAAAGGGAAATGATCAGGCTACCAAGAAACCCTACAACAACGATACGGTTAAAAGACAAATGAGTGGGAAGTCGTGGGAAATGTTAGTTCAAGATGGCGAGACCACAAACAAtttcttcataaaaaaaaaaaaagaaaaaataaagatcgAAATAATCCAgagatgaagatgatgaagtgCATAATCCATAGCACAGTTGTTTGACACCGCAGTGTGTTCTGTTTTACGTACCGCCTGGACGAATGTCCGCTAGTCTGCGCAGTGCCAGACTCTCTCGGCACCaaatcatcaacatcaactGGTAAATATCTTGTAAAGAGTGTCTGACACTTGAGTCGGTGGTTGGATCTATGGGccgcagcaacaacaacgggGGGagtaacaaacaacaacagcaaaacacaacaaaaaaaaattaaaatactgGGTCAATCGTAGCCACaactgtcttttgttttgatacaTTGGAGCTGAAAACAATTTCGTGATTCACGTGGCTGTTCCAAATTCCGGATCACATCACACGAAagatattcaaaaatttttttaatgaaaaagtGTTAGTCTACAAGgaatttttctcgttttatgTGCCGGTGctctaaaaacaaattccgGAATTCCGGTTCACCAGTGTAAGAGAGCGTTAAGTGCATGttaatttataaaaaatttgtttccccaaaaattaaaagaatctATATCAAACTttctatgaaaaaaacaaaacaaaaattgatgGATAAGTTTTTACCGAATGTGCTGGTTGCGAGCCGTCTGAACATTTCCACGCTGGACTTGCGGTGAACCATGCGGTGTGTGATGGATGTGTATTTACGGCGGAAGTCTTTTTCGGATGCCGTCGACGAATCGTCGGTTTCTGTTTTAGAATTTTTCAACAAGAGATCAAGCGAGAGATAATGAGTTCTAGAATGCTACACGGATGAAATGTCTCTTCAATGATGATGACAAGTCTAAGAAAAGATCGATCACCTTGTAACGGCGTCTGCGGTTGGGAACGGCGCCAGACTTGCAGCTCTTCCGTCTCGCCGATGTATGCCCACGCACCAGCCCGATAGCTCGCATTGTAAATACCTTTCAAcaccaaacaaaatttataacgtactattaattaaaaattaaaattaaaatacctGCGTCTTCATCATCTAAAGGTGTTCCGTCGCAACTCAATTTAGAACCGAGAGAATCCCAGCTGGCCTCGACGGATCTGATTAAATGATTCAAGTTCCTGTCCGTGTTGAGCGCAAAACAATCTTTTGAACGACGATTGAAAAACAAGACGACTTTAATTACCGTCTAACAGGTCGATTAAAACGTTCCTTTTCTTCCGACTTGGCACGAACGGTCAATTGCCTTTTGGGCGGCAGTTGAGTCTCCGGATACCACATGTCGATGGTGGAAACGGTCCTGTGAGGGACTTGATTGTCAGACGAATCAGCCGTTTCGGCTGACAAGGCCGATGCGCTCGAATTGCCCGCCGGTAATGTGCAACTCTTGGTCCGTTTGCTACGGCCGGAATCCCGCTTCCTTTTGCTCATTTCTTGATTGTCACAGCTGATCGAGTCCGCCTGACTGCCGTGCGTCTTGGAAGTTAAATTCCAGTCAGGTGCCAAAATGGCCGGTGAATCGGCAAAACCTTCCGGCGGAGGAGGTACTCCACCGTTGCCAGATATCTCAGCTGGTGTTTCAGAAACAAAGACATTGTCGCTTCCGGGACTGACGGATCGAATGGAATCGCAATTCTGTTTGTGCGATGGAGATGGGGCCGTTAAATTCCACgatttgccaaccatgtcggCCATATTGTCCGGATCGTGGAGGGAAGACTCGCTCGGATGTTGCAGAGTGAAATAATTGTGTTCATCCGATAATTCCGCGTTTGCCGGAGGCGATATTTGCGGTGCGGCAACGTCCCAATCCGCCAATCGGAAGCCTTCGTGCATTGCTGGACTGCGAACCATTCCGGGTGTCGTAACATCCGCCGCGATTTGAGAATCACGTTTTTTGGCACATCCATCCGgaatagaaaatgaattgtTCGGAGTGATAGGATCTCGATTGCGCGTTTTCTTGTGCTTGGAAGACGGACGTTTGACCACATCAGGTGCGGGCTCTGTGGCGACATTGTTCTTGTTCGACCTCCGCTTCCGGCTGGAACGATCTCCGGCTTCATCATTGTCTTCCGAATCAGTCGAACTGTGCTGATTGGTCGATTGCTGTTGCGTGAAATGTTTACGTCTTCCGCTGGCCCCAGATTTGGTCGGAGTGGAAGGCGAAGCCGTCGAAGAAAACATGCTGGATCCCGGCGGAAATTGCAATTTCATTGTCTCCCTCAACGTTTTTCGATCGGTTGCCTTGGCAACAGCGCCCTCTTGAGTGGAAACTAGTACAGATTCCGGATTcgaagtttgttttgttgaatcCATTACAGCCGCGAGGCCAGCAATCGGACTAAGTGAAGCGCAAGGAGTAGCTTCCAGGCTATAGCTTCCGGATGTGGAACTCTCTCGGCAAATGTCTTGCCCATCGTTGTTTGAATCCGGTGACGTCAGCAACGGAGGAGGCCCATCGAGAGGTGGAGGAGATTCGTAGGGCAATTCTTGAACGCCGGAATGATCCATTCTCAGAGTGCTGTTATGTGAAGTGTCACTTTCTCTGAAGCTCCTTTCACTGCGCTCCATCGCCGTGTTGTAGACTTCCGTCAGTCCGGCCGTCGTCAAATGATCCGACAGGGCCGTCAAAAACGCGTCCGAATTCGTATCGGTGGAATCCAACCCAGCCGGTTTGCTGTTGATATCCGCTTGCAAAGGACTATTGAGCTCGCTGACAGGCGGACTGAGAGGTTCAGAACTGGCTGACGTTTCATGTTCGGTCACTCGACGACCGGAAGAATCCGAATCGACGGATGTAATCGTCTCAGACATGCTTTTCGATCCGTTCTTCATGTGACGCAATAAAACGCGTTGACTCATCTGATTGTTTGATAATTCAACGTCTTGGGGTAGGAGAGGAGGAATtgaatcatcatcatcttccgGATGAAGAGACGAATTGGCGGAAGAACAAGCAAAACTGGGCGGGGCCGGGATCACTTCAGTGTCATGAGATCCTGGCCATGGAGGAAACTGGACCATAATTTCCTTCTCCATTTCTAGTGCTTCCGCTGGATCGATTGTGGCTGGTGGGCGTCTAGGTGGTGGTGTAGGCGGACGCGGTGCATCCAAATCTGAATCGCACGTGACAACGAACGAATTATTTGCCTTTTCATTGGGACCTACACAGGACGAGTTCGGCTGGAGGACCGTCACTTGCGACGTGCTGCCAAACTCGTCGCTGTAGTTGCCGGCCGTGTCCGGCAGAGAGGCGTTCGAGTCGAAGGATTTCTGCGCTTGAAGAAAAGACGTAGAGGTGACGTCTTCCGTTTGCCCGTCTGGCGGATGCTCCGAGTCAGACCAAACGTCTTCCACGTCAGTGAAACCCAACGAGCGGTTGATATCTTGCGAGGAAGTTGTGGCTTTTCCTTTCAGCGGAAGCGACGAAGCAAAAAGCTCCTCATCGTCGAAACTTCCATCCTCACTGGAGCCGTGGCGCATTGGATCGTGAACGAGGACTCTGCCAGCCACTTCTTCGACGGGCGAACGTTCGTTGTCGTGAACATTAACTTCAACATAGCCGGAAGCAAAACGTCGGGCACGTTTACGATCCAGCAGGATCGTTCCTTCCGATAAAGCTTTCAACAATTGTCTCCGTCTGCTGGAACGCACGTGTTTACCCGTGCTGGGCGACCCTCGGTCAGGTGATGGAGTCTTTTTATATTCTCCAATTTCTTCCGGTTGAGATTGACTTAGTTCATCCGGCAAACGTTTTAATGGCTGGAATTCAGCCTCTGTTTTCTGACATTCTCTTTCTCCTTCAACGTCCTGATCCACAGCCGACGAGCTTCTTGTTaatcgttttgtttctttagaTGAACGCGGTTCAAAGTTCGTCTGCACTTGGCGTGTGACTGTGCTGACAGCTCCCGGAATCGACACTTGCTGGAAAgaatttttaagtaaaaaaaaaaataggtttaAAACAAAGTATCGATCCATTTTACCGATCCTGCGCCACTATAGCAACTGGGGTAGGAGAGTGACGTCGTTGAATTATAATAACCTTCCGTTTGCGTGGCCTGGCTTCGCATCGACGCTTGGCGCAATCTCTCTATTGTGTGCAAACGTGCAATTCATTTGGATGACAAATTTTCGTTAAAATAAATCGTGATAAATGGAAAAATACCTAAAAGGATGGCACGAGCCAATACTGGAGAAAATGCAGCTGTCTGATGTGGATGTCTTTTGGATTCGATGAATGGCTCAGGAGTTTTACGGCCGTCTAAAAGCCGTTCCTGGCTTTTGGAAGCATTTGCTGGAACGGCTGACGTGTAAATTTCTGAACAAGGAGACGAAGCATCGAAACTGACATGTTTCGAAATCGAACCGGTAGATCTTCTATCATCTAAAAGGGCCTCGCTGGACATGACCTGCCTCCGGTAAAGTGCAGCCGATAGTTCAGGCGTGTTTGGTTGTGTGTAGGCCAATCTGCCACCATACCGGAACGGATGGTTAGATccgtaattttcattttcatttggagCATCACTGTTTGTCCGACTGCATCAAATATCAAATTTAAATCTGTAATATTTTATTACAGAGATTTAGAAGCAAATACTCACTGAATGGGCAACGTGCTAATTTTCCAATCTGGATCAGAATGGCGAGGTGCATAGCTATTCAcaatctaaatacattttagaaaattaaaattaagcAGATTAGAATGAAAAACACTGAATTTACGCAAGGAGCAGTTGAGGTTTGCATGGAGAATCTGCGTGGATCAGTTGTACAGAATGATTGAGGACGATTCCGAAACAAGCCTGGTTGATTCGAGCCATCATCGCGAAGAGGAACctacatttcaaaaataaaaataagacgttacattttttatgtatataacTTTTCAAAACCGTTCTGTAAAGATTGTAGCCCAACTTCTTGGTTGAATGGCATACCAAATAGctttgttttatcttttgaCAACAGGCTTATTCAAAAGACGGGTTATAAAAAATGTATCCAAGTTGATACTTTTATCTTCCTCTGTGTCATCTGCCCCACTTTCTTCCTACAATACTTCAGACTCTAGCTAAATGTCCCTTTTTCTAGATCTAACATTAAAGTTGAATGCTTGAGATAAATGTACTTTCCATGTTGCATGTGGGTTGATCAATATTGGTCCCATTGTTAGCAGATTTACAAAATGGTTGCTTACACTGTCTGTTGACAATAGCTTTAAAGTGGaaccatgaaaacaaaaggctaCGTAGGCTAATGGAAAATGGCTCTAGTTTGCAAGTTGCATCCTATTTTCCATCTTACACGAACAAAGACCTGACACTGCACATAGTTTGGTGTGAAATGTGCACACACTAAAACATGTTAACACTCTGGGATAATTCCTAATTGAGTTTTTCAAAGGCCAATGACATGCCCGTGGGTCATGTGTATCTGATTATTCCACATCACAACCTTGATGTAAACAGCTCTCTTGATTTGATTCTATACGCTTCTTTAGTTCCCTAACGAATCACGCATGCCGGTTGAAAAGATCAACAAACCAAAATGTCAATAACCAGCCGCACACAGCGGTTAACAGTCTTCTCTACTCAACATCCGgcagagaagaaaatgattgccattttcatttcctggGCTACAACAACGTAACACACAAAAGCTgtgaaggaggaaaaaagcAACAGTATTAGATTTAAAAGGCACAGTTTGATTAAATCATAAATGGGAGCTGACGTTTTCTTTAGCTGAAGGTTTCCTATTCTTTTTAATGAAACCCTGCTTAAAAAATACGGCCAATTTTCTCTCCTTTGCGTGTGTATACATTCGATCTACGATAGAACTAGAACGAGTATCAATACGTAATCTAACACGCTTCTAGTTGATTTGAATGAACAgttatgttcttttttgtttcgttacgAAGCGAAACGAGAAACGGTGCAGATAAttagaatgattaaattttaCCGTAAATGGCTGAAGTGCAGGTAGAGTGACGCTCCGATTTGTATTGGCTACGGGTTTATTGCAGCCGTTGTACAAATTCTCTTCGCTCGCCCGTCGGACGCACAACGCAGAAAAGAAGGACGAtcgtgatttcttttttttagctccATGATCCTGTAAGAATACaaacattttgtaaaaattttgtgCTAAAAATCGAACCCTCCTTTTAACGATTAAAGATTTCCTGCTCATAAATCACCGATGCATCTCTACACAGTTTGCTAACGTCTTGGATTCTTTGTTGTCTTGATATCGATCGATTCCCGTGTTCTTCAATTATTGAAGAATAAGAAATAGCCTCTCCCCGAATGTTTTATCGTTTACAAGAAATCGTTGTCTAAAAATTCCTGTTCCACAAAAATGCCATCAGAGGGAAAATTGAAACAACATCCGATCTGATTGATGGACAAAACCTGCCGTTCACTGTGTGACGATCCCTATGACATTTGTATCTCTTTTTTTACGGCGTACACAGACGCCATTTTATGACGGTGTGGCGATTAAAGAGCCGACTATTTACAATCCAGCGAGTCATAAGGACAGAAGCAAGCGGATGCGACCGGAATATCTATGTAAGCTGCCAGTATATAGACGTATATTCATGTTCACCCAACTCTCTGTGTGGATCCCCCtgtattgattttttcttctgcatGGTCCTCTTTTGAGAGACGGAGCAAacaaaacgttaaaaaaagaaagggacaAGATGGCTGCCGCATAagattaaataataatatgtaaaagagtgcaaacaaaaaattacccTTAAATAAGATGCTCCCTTTTTataacttaagaaaaaaaaatgttacctTGCGACTTGTTAAGCATCCGAAGAATCCCTTGGCTCTTTGGCGCACGTGAGACGAGCGATCCAGCAcatccgtttcttttttgttgatgcAATACTGTTCGCGAATGTCTTCTCTTGAATAAAGGGCCGTTTCATATTGCTCCGATTTTCCAGCGCCTCCAacttttggattttttgttgtacggCCCATTCGATCGCTATTGGCCGTTTTCGATGATCCGACGTCAACCTGCGAAATAGTTTCATGTCAACTGACGTGTGTGA
This genomic stretch from Daphnia carinata strain CSIRO-1 chromosome 4, CSIRO_AGI_Dcar_HiC_V3, whole genome shotgun sequence harbors:
- the LOC130694273 gene encoding uncharacterized protein LOC130694273 isoform X3 — its product is MAINIRAYSRDSDTNVGNAIIQQHHAPPGALRGLPTSRDFGGAVGNVHHPTGQPAGRGNRGNNRSDVSIQVDVGSSKTANSDRMGRTTKNPKVGGAGKSEQYETALYSREDIREQYCINKKETDVLDRSSHVRQRAKGFFGCLTSRKDHGAKKKKSRSSFFSALCVRRASEENLYNGCNKPVANTNRSVTLPALQPFTVPLRDDGSNQPGLFRNRPQSFCTTDPRRFSMQTSTAPCIVNSYAPRHSDPDWKISTLPIHRTNSDAPNENENYGSNHPFRYGGRLAYTQPNTPELSAALYRRQVMSSEALLDDRRSTGSISKHVSFDASSPCSEIYTSAVPANASKSQERLLDGRKTPEPFIESKRHPHQTAAFSPVLARAILLERLRQASMRSQATQTEGYYNSTTSLSYPSCYSGAGSQVSIPGAVSTVTRQVQTNFEPRSSKETKRLTRSSSAVDQDVEGERECQKTEAEFQPLKRLPDELSQSQPEEIGEYKKTPSPDRGSPSTGKHVRSSRRRQLLKALSEGTILLDRKRARRFASGYVEVNVHDNERSPVEEVAGRVLVHDPMRHGSSEDGSFDDEELFASSLPLKGKATTSSQDINRSLGFTDVEDVWSDSEHPPDGQTEDVTSTSFLQAQKSFDSNASLPDTAGNYSDEFGSTSQVTVLQPNSSCVGPNEKANNSFVVTCDSDLDAPRPPTPPPRRPPATIDPAEALEMEKEIMVQFPPWPGSHDTEVIPAPPSFACSSANSSLHPEDDDDSIPPLLPQDVELSNNQMSQRVLLRHMKNGSKSMSETITSVDSDSSGRRVTEHETSASSEPLSPPVSELNSPLQADINSKPAGLDSTDTNSDAFLTALSDHLTTAGLTEVYNTAMERSERSFRESDTSHNSTLRMDHSGVQELPYESPPPLDGPPPLLTSPDSNNDGQDICRESSTSGSYSLEATPCASLSPIAGLAAVMDSTKQTSNPESVLVSTQEGAVAKATDRKTLRETMKLQFPPGSSMFSSTASPSTPTKSGASGRRKHFTQQQSTNQHSSTDSEDNDEAGDRSSRKRRSNKNNVATEPAPDVVKRPSSKHKKTRNRDPITPNNSFSIPDGCAKKRDSQIAADVTTPGMVRSPAMHEGFRLADWDVAAPQISPPANAELSDEHNYFTLQHPSESSLHDPDNMADMVGKSWNLTAPSPSHKQNCDSIRSVSPGSDNVFVSETPAEISGNGGVPPPPEGFADSPAILAPDWNLTSKTHGSQADSISCDNQEMSKRKRDSGRSKRTKSCTLPAGNSSASALSAETADSSDNQVPHRTVSTIDMWYPETQLPPKRQLTVRAKSEEKERFNRPVRRNLNHLIRSVEASWDSLGSKLSCDGTPLDDEDAGIYNASYRAGAWAYIGETEELQVWRRSQPQTPLQETDDSSTASEKDFRRKYTSITHRMVHRKSSVEMFRRLATSTFECDNVVLVKRESGEFGFRIHGSKPVVVSAIEPGTPAELSGLQVGDILISINDVNVLDSSHSEVVRIAHTGTDELKLEVARTCNILSTNPILAADQSTTDGSQGGNTTDNESPILVGYLWKKSQSASRADESSNVWYRRWFVLKRDNCLYYYKNQDSSQPLGAVSLLHYTVTRTSFAERPHGLLLSKGGTIRHWLAAESTESVELWHSVFNHASKAAVQDVWLEMCAQNIQLPPASMASPDCVGHLMKLGHRAKEWQRRLCLLKDACLYFYVDINVSSALGALHLHGYRVQASGTTASSGERRKFAFELLPPEPRMRHFHFYTDSENDRKRWIAALEYSIDRWIRVG
- the LOC130694273 gene encoding uncharacterized protein LOC130694273 isoform X4, with the translated sequence MGRTTKNPKVGGAGKSEQYETALYSREDIREQYCINKKETDVLDRSSHVRQRAKGFFGCLTSRKDHGAKKKKSRSSFFSALCVRRASEENLYNGCNKPVANTNRSVTLPALQPFTVPLRDDGSNQPGLFRNRPQSFCTTDPRRFSMQTSTAPCIVNSYAPRHSDPDWKISTLPIHRTNSDAPNENENYGSNHPFRYGGRLAYTQPNTPELSAALYRRQVMSSEALLDDRRSTGSISKHVSFDASSPCSEIYTSAVPANASKSQERLLDGRKTPEPFIESKRHPHQTAAFSPVLARAILLERLRQASMRSQATQTEGYYNSTTSLSYPSCYSGAGSQVSIPGAVSTVTRQVQTNFEPRSSKETKRLTRSSSAVDQDVEGERECQKTEAEFQPLKRLPDELSQSQPEEIGEYKKTPSPDRGSPSTGKHVRSSRRRQLLKALSEGTILLDRKRARRFASGYVEVNVHDNERSPVEEVAGRVLVHDPMRHGSSEDGSFDDEELFASSLPLKGKATTSSQDINRSLGFTDVEDVWSDSEHPPDGQTEDVTSTSFLQAQKSFDSNASLPDTAGNYSDEFGSTSQVTVLQPNSSCVGPNEKANNSFVVTCDSDLDAPRPPTPPPRRPPATIDPAEALEMEKEIMVQFPPWPGSHDTEVIPAPPSFACSSANSSLHPEDDDDSIPPLLPQDVELSNNQMSQRVLLRHMKNGSKSMSETITSVDSDSSGRRVTEHETSASSEPLSPPVSELNSPLQADINSKPAGLDSTDTNSDAFLTALSDHLTTAGLTEVYNTAMERSERSFRESDTSHNSTLRMDHSGVQELPYESPPPLDGPPPLLTSPDSNNDGQDICRESSTSGSYSLEATPCASLSPIAGLAAVMDSTKQTSNPESVLVSTQEGAVAKATDRKTLRETMKLQFPPGSSMFSSTASPSTPTKSGASGRRKHFTQQQSTNQHSSTDSEDNDEAGDRSSRKRRSNKNNVATEPAPDVVKRPSSKHKKTRNRDPITPNNSFSIPDGCAKKRDSQIAADVTTPGMVRSPAMHEGFRLADWDVAAPQISPPANAELSDEHNYFTLQHPSESSLHDPDNMADMVGKSWNLTAPSPSHKQNCDSIRSVSPGSDNVFVSETPAEISGNGGVPPPPEGFADSPAILAPDWNLTSKTHGSQADSISCDNQEMSKRKRDSGRSKRTKSCTLPAGNSSASALSAETADSSDNQVPHRTVSTIDMWYPETQLPPKRQLTVRAKSEEKERFNRPVRRNLNHLIRSVEASWDSLGSKLSCDGTPLDDEDAGIYNASYRAGAWAYIGETEELQVWRRSQPQTPLQETDDSSTASEKDFRRKYTSITHRMVHRKSSVEMFRRLATSTFDPTTDSSVRHSLQDIYQLMLMIWCRESLALRRLADIRPGECDNVVLVKRESGEFGFRIHGSKPVVVSAIEPGTPAELSGLQVGDILISINDVNVLDSSHSEVVRIAHTGTDELKLEVARTCNILSTNPILAADQSTTDGSQGGNTTDNESPILVGYLWKKSQSASRADESSNVWYRRWFVLKRDNCLYYYKNQDSSQPLGAVSLLHYTVTRTSFAERPHGLLLSKGGTIRHWLAAESTESVELWHSVFNHASKAAVQDVWLEMCAQNIQLPPASMASPDCVGHLMKLGHRAKEWQRRLCLLKDACLYFYVDINVSSALGALHLHGYRVQASGTTASSGERRKFAFELLPPEPRMRHFHFYTDSENDRKRWIAALEYSIDRWIRVG